In a genomic window of Methanosarcina horonobensis HB-1 = JCM 15518:
- a CDS encoding CPBP family intramembrane glutamic endopeptidase → METHIPFLTIPILFAGFFIGAAGEELGWTGYAIDPMQKRWNALTTSIILGLMWSTWHYPSMIQQGRDLTWIAWGIPLVCES, encoded by the coding sequence ATAGAAACGCATATTCCTTTTCTGACTATACCGATACTTTTTGCTGGGTTTTTTATCGGCGCTGCTGGTGAAGAACTGGGCTGGACTGGATATGCCATCGATCCCATGCAAAAACGATGGAATGCACTAACAACCAGCATCATTTTAGGACTGATGTGGTCGACATGGCATTACCCGTCGATGATTCAACAGGGCCGTGACCTGACATGGATAGCATGGGGGATACCATTGGTATGCGAATCCTGA